A genomic region of Caulobacter vibrioides contains the following coding sequences:
- a CDS encoding protein-L-isoaspartate O-methyltransferase family protein — protein sequence MSTDFAAARLNMVESQIRTADVTDLPLQDALRVVAREGVVPASKAYLAYADADIEYAPGRWLLRPREVGKLLQALKPREGETALAIAAPYAAAVLEKMGLSVTRHDGDDLKTVPAGSYDVIVCEGAVAVAPKAWQDALAHGGRLGVVERTGPVGRAAIYLRAEDGVGRRAAFDAAPPVLAGFEVETGFSF from the coding sequence ATGAGCACCGACTTCGCCGCCGCGCGGCTGAACATGGTCGAGAGCCAGATTCGCACCGCCGACGTGACCGACCTGCCGCTGCAGGACGCGCTGCGCGTGGTGGCGCGCGAAGGCGTCGTGCCGGCGTCGAAGGCCTATCTGGCCTATGCCGACGCGGATATCGAGTACGCGCCTGGTCGCTGGCTCCTGCGTCCCCGTGAGGTCGGCAAGCTGCTTCAGGCGCTCAAGCCGCGTGAAGGCGAGACGGCCCTGGCGATCGCCGCGCCCTACGCGGCCGCCGTTCTGGAAAAGATGGGCCTTTCGGTCACGCGTCATGATGGCGATGATCTGAAGACGGTCCCCGCCGGTTCCTATGACGTGATCGTCTGCGAAGGCGCCGTCGCGGTCGCCCCCAAGGCCTGGCAGGACGCCCTGGCTCACGGCGGGCGACTGGGCGTCGTCGAGCGTACGGGTCCCGTTGGTCGCGCCGCGATTTATCTGCGCGCCGAGGATGGTGTTGGCCGTCGCGCCGCGTTCGACGCCGCGCCGCCTGTGCTGGCTGGTTTTGAGGTCGAGACGGGCTTCAGTTTCTGA
- a CDS encoding TolC family outer membrane protein, whose product MLMSYRRRAGLLAAACSAGLLAGAFSVANADTLADAIALAYQTNPTLQQQRASARVTDEGVVQAKTGFRPTIGATADITGSDTNPAAAGSNVKLSGSSAALSISQPLYTGGRATASVSAAEADVLSAREGLRSVEQGVLVSVVQAYVDVRRDQERLRIAKENVAVLQRQLDESNARFDVGEITRTDVAQSQARLASAKAGLSAAQAQLEVSRASYAAVVGQTPGELAPEPSLAGLLPASVDQAFEAAQTTNPGVASAKFNEEAAAARVAVAKAGYRPTVSARASLGYAADKRSGVGSQFDDYDRTVSGAITASIPLFTGGLTTSQVRAATERENAARSAVEGAKRTAIQQVSNAWSNLLASRAGLISNEEQVRATRIAFEGVRQEQQVGLRTTLDVLNAQLELSNAELALVSARRDEYLAGAVVLQAMGQLDVAKLSSSTAAYDPKASYNRVTHGVGWVPWEPVVQAIDSVGAAATKPKGDAK is encoded by the coding sequence ATGTTGATGTCGTACCGTCGACGGGCCGGATTGCTGGCCGCCGCTTGCAGCGCTGGCCTCCTGGCTGGGGCCTTTTCCGTCGCGAACGCCGATACCCTCGCCGATGCGATCGCGCTCGCCTATCAAACCAATCCCACGCTGCAGCAACAGCGCGCCAGCGCGCGCGTGACGGACGAAGGCGTTGTCCAGGCCAAGACGGGTTTCCGTCCGACAATCGGGGCGACCGCCGACATCACCGGCTCTGACACCAATCCCGCCGCCGCAGGCTCGAACGTCAAGCTTTCGGGAAGCAGCGCGGCGCTGTCGATCAGCCAGCCGCTCTATACGGGCGGTCGCGCCACCGCGAGCGTGAGCGCCGCCGAGGCTGACGTGCTGTCGGCGCGCGAAGGCCTGCGTTCGGTCGAGCAGGGCGTTCTGGTCAGCGTCGTCCAGGCCTATGTCGACGTCCGTCGCGACCAGGAACGCCTGCGTATCGCCAAGGAAAATGTCGCCGTGCTGCAACGGCAGCTCGACGAGTCGAACGCCCGCTTCGACGTCGGCGAGATCACCCGCACGGACGTCGCGCAGTCGCAGGCGCGTCTGGCTTCGGCCAAGGCCGGTCTCTCCGCCGCCCAGGCGCAACTGGAGGTCAGCCGCGCGTCTTACGCCGCCGTTGTCGGTCAAACCCCTGGTGAACTGGCTCCGGAGCCCAGCCTGGCCGGCCTGCTGCCCGCCAGCGTTGACCAGGCCTTCGAGGCCGCCCAAACGACCAACCCCGGCGTGGCGTCCGCAAAGTTCAACGAGGAAGCGGCCGCTGCGCGTGTCGCCGTGGCCAAGGCCGGTTACCGTCCGACGGTCTCCGCGCGGGCGTCGCTCGGCTACGCGGCCGATAAGCGCTCGGGCGTCGGCAGCCAGTTCGACGACTACGACCGCACCGTCTCGGGCGCGATCACCGCTTCGATCCCGCTGTTCACGGGTGGTTTGACCACCTCGCAGGTTCGCGCCGCGACCGAGCGTGAAAACGCCGCCCGCAGCGCCGTGGAAGGCGCCAAGCGCACCGCGATCCAGCAGGTGTCGAACGCCTGGAGCAACCTCTTGGCCTCGCGCGCCGGGCTCATCTCGAACGAGGAGCAGGTCCGCGCGACCCGCATCGCCTTCGAAGGCGTGCGCCAGGAGCAGCAGGTGGGCCTGCGCACCACGCTGGACGTGCTCAACGCTCAGCTGGAACTCTCCAACGCCGAGTTGGCGTTGGTGTCCGCGCGTCGTGACGAGTATTTGGCCGGCGCCGTCGTCCTGCAGGCCATGGGCCAGCTGGATGTGGCGAAGCTGTCGTCGTCCACCGCCGCTTATGACCCGAAAGCCTCCTACAACCGCGTCACGCATGGCGTGGGCTGGGTGCCGTGGGAGCCGGTGGTGCAGGCGATCGACAGCGTCGGTGCGGCCGCCACCAAGCCCAAGGGCGACGCGAAGTAG
- a CDS encoding DUF2497 domain-containing protein — translation MSDQSQEPTMEEILASIRRIISEDDAPAEPAAEAAPPPPEPEPELAPEPMSFDDDVLELTDPITPEPELPPLETVGDIDVYSPPAPEPEPAYTPPPSAPVFDRDEVADQLVGISAASAAASAFGSLSSALLMPKDGRTLEDVVRELLRPLLKEWLDQNLPRIVETKVEEEVQRISRGRGA, via the coding sequence ATGTCCGATCAGTCTCAAGAACCTACAATGGAGGAAATCCTCGCCTCCATTCGACGCATCATCTCGGAGGATGACGCGCCGGCGGAGCCTGCGGCCGAAGCGGCGCCCCCGCCGCCCGAGCCGGAGCCCGAACTCGCGCCCGAACCGATGTCGTTCGACGATGACGTTCTTGAGCTGACGGATCCGATCACGCCCGAGCCTGAGTTGCCGCCGCTGGAAACCGTCGGCGACATCGACGTCTATTCGCCGCCGGCTCCCGAACCCGAGCCCGCCTACACCCCGCCGCCGTCCGCGCCGGTGTTCGACCGCGACGAGGTCGCCGACCAGTTGGTGGGTATTTCGGCCGCCTCCGCTGCGGCAAGCGCCTTCGGCAGCCTGAGCTCGGCCCTGCTGATGCCCAAGGACGGTCGCACGCTGGAAGACGTCGTACGCGAGCTGCTGCGTCCGCTGCTCAAGGAGTGGCTGGACCAGAACCTGCCGCGGATCGTCGAGACCAAGGTCGAGGAAGAAGTCCAGCGCATCTCTCGGGGGCGCGGCGCTTAA
- a CDS encoding valine--tRNA ligase — protein MLEKTFDPKSVEPRLYAAWEASGAFKPSDDANAESFVIVIPPPNVTGSLHIGHALNNTLQDVLTRFHRMRGKAALWLPGTDHAGIATQMVVERQLAAAGNVGRRDMGREAFVDKVWEWKAESGGAITNQLRRLGASCDWSRERFTLDEGLSAAVRKVFVQLYKQNLLYRDKRLVNWDPQFQTAISDLEVEQKEVDGAYWHFAYPLADGVTYQHPIAFDEDGKATEFETRDYIVVATTRPETMLGDTGVAVHPDDERYKGLVGKFVTLPIVGRRIPIVADDYADPTKGSGAVKITPAHDFNDFGVGKRAGLEAINILTVEAKLNDSVPAEYVGMDRFVARKAIVARAEEEGWLKEIEKTKHMVPHGDRSGVVIEPFLTDQWYVDAKTLAQPALKAVETGETVFEPKHWEKTYFEWLRNIEPWCVSRQLWWGHRIPAWFGPEGSIFVEETEEAAYAAARAQFGADVVLTQDEDVLDTWFSSALWPFSTLGWPEKTSDLERFYPTSTLVTGFDIIFFWVARMMMMGIHFMGEAPFKQVFINALVRDEKGAKMSKSKGNVMDPLILIDELGCDAVRFTLTAMSGQARDIKLSKQRIEGYRNFGTKLWNASRFAQMNECVRVEGFDPATVQQPINKWIRGETVKTVAEVTKALEAPSFDEAAGALYRFVWNVFCDWYLELAKPILNGDDAAAKAETRATAAWALDVILKLLHPVMPFITEELWQKTAEFVGPARESMLISATWPELPADWIDAEAEAEIGWLVETVGEIRSIRAEMNVPPSAKPGLTIVGAGPETKARLARHRDLLLTLARLDSVREADVAPTGSAPIVMGEATGALGVADFIDIAAEKARLTKEIAGHVGEIEKVNKKLGNPDFLARAKEEVVEENRERLAEAQAAQAKLEAALARLESVG, from the coding sequence ATGCTCGAAAAAACCTTCGATCCCAAATCCGTCGAACCCCGCCTGTACGCCGCGTGGGAGGCCTCCGGGGCCTTCAAGCCCAGCGACGATGCGAACGCCGAGTCGTTCGTGATCGTGATCCCGCCACCGAACGTGACGGGCTCGCTGCACATCGGCCACGCGCTGAACAACACGCTGCAGGACGTTCTGACCCGCTTCCACCGCATGCGCGGCAAGGCCGCCCTGTGGCTGCCGGGCACCGACCACGCGGGCATCGCCACCCAGATGGTCGTCGAGCGCCAGCTGGCCGCCGCCGGCAATGTCGGCCGCCGCGACATGGGCCGCGAGGCTTTCGTCGACAAGGTCTGGGAATGGAAGGCCGAGAGCGGCGGGGCCATCACCAATCAGCTGCGCCGCCTGGGCGCCAGCTGCGATTGGTCGCGCGAGCGCTTCACCCTGGATGAGGGCCTGTCGGCCGCCGTCCGCAAGGTGTTCGTCCAACTCTACAAGCAGAACCTGCTCTATCGCGATAAGCGCCTCGTGAACTGGGACCCGCAGTTCCAGACCGCAATCTCCGACCTCGAGGTCGAGCAGAAGGAGGTCGACGGGGCCTATTGGCACTTCGCCTATCCGCTGGCCGACGGCGTGACCTACCAGCACCCGATCGCCTTCGACGAGGACGGCAAGGCCACCGAGTTCGAGACCCGCGACTACATCGTTGTGGCCACCACGCGTCCGGAGACCATGCTGGGCGACACCGGCGTCGCGGTTCACCCCGATGACGAGCGCTACAAGGGCCTGGTCGGCAAGTTCGTGACCCTGCCGATCGTCGGCCGCCGTATCCCCATCGTCGCCGATGACTACGCCGACCCGACCAAGGGCTCGGGCGCGGTGAAGATCACGCCGGCCCACGACTTCAACGACTTCGGCGTCGGCAAGCGCGCCGGGCTTGAAGCCATCAACATCCTGACGGTCGAGGCCAAGCTGAACGACAGTGTTCCGGCCGAGTATGTCGGCATGGACCGCTTCGTCGCGCGCAAGGCCATCGTCGCCCGCGCCGAGGAAGAGGGCTGGCTGAAGGAGATCGAGAAGACCAAGCACATGGTCCCGCACGGCGACCGTTCGGGCGTGGTCATCGAGCCCTTCCTGACCGATCAATGGTACGTCGACGCCAAGACCCTGGCTCAGCCGGCGCTGAAGGCTGTGGAGACGGGCGAGACGGTCTTCGAGCCCAAGCACTGGGAAAAGACCTACTTCGAATGGCTGCGCAACATCGAGCCCTGGTGCGTCTCGCGCCAGCTGTGGTGGGGCCATCGGATTCCGGCGTGGTTTGGTCCGGAAGGTTCGATCTTCGTCGAGGAGACCGAGGAAGCCGCCTATGCCGCCGCGCGCGCGCAGTTCGGCGCCGACGTCGTCCTGACGCAGGACGAGGACGTCCTCGACACCTGGTTCAGCTCGGCCCTGTGGCCGTTCTCGACCCTGGGCTGGCCCGAGAAGACCTCGGACCTGGAACGCTTCTACCCGACCAGCACCCTGGTCACGGGCTTTGATATCATCTTCTTCTGGGTCGCCCGGATGATGATGATGGGCATCCACTTCATGGGCGAAGCCCCGTTCAAGCAGGTGTTCATCAACGCCCTCGTCCGTGACGAGAAGGGCGCCAAGATGAGCAAGTCCAAGGGCAACGTGATGGATCCGCTGATCCTGATCGATGAGTTGGGCTGCGACGCGGTGCGCTTCACCCTGACGGCGATGTCGGGCCAGGCGCGCGACATCAAGCTCTCCAAGCAGCGCATCGAGGGCTATCGCAACTTCGGCACCAAGCTGTGGAACGCCTCGCGCTTCGCTCAGATGAATGAGTGCGTCCGCGTCGAGGGCTTCGATCCGGCGACCGTCCAGCAGCCGATCAACAAGTGGATCCGCGGCGAGACGGTCAAGACCGTGGCCGAGGTCACCAAGGCCCTGGAGGCTCCGTCGTTCGACGAGGCCGCCGGCGCGCTGTACCGCTTCGTCTGGAACGTGTTCTGCGACTGGTACCTGGAGCTGGCCAAGCCGATCCTGAACGGCGATGACGCGGCGGCCAAGGCCGAGACCCGCGCCACCGCCGCCTGGGCGCTGGATGTGATCCTGAAGCTCCTGCACCCGGTGATGCCGTTCATCACCGAGGAGCTGTGGCAGAAGACCGCTGAATTCGTCGGTCCGGCGCGCGAGAGCATGCTGATCTCGGCGACGTGGCCTGAGCTGCCGGCCGACTGGATCGACGCCGAGGCCGAGGCCGAGATCGGCTGGCTGGTCGAGACCGTGGGCGAGATCCGCTCGATCCGCGCCGAGATGAACGTGCCGCCGTCGGCCAAACCGGGTCTCACGATCGTGGGCGCTGGCCCCGAGACCAAGGCGCGTCTGGCGCGTCACCGCGATCTGCTGCTGACCCTGGCGCGTCTGGACAGCGTCCGGGAGGCCGACGTCGCGCCGACCGGCTCCGCACCGATCGTGATGGGCGAAGCGACCGGGGCGCTGGGCGTTGCGGATTTCATCGACATCGCGGCCGAGAAGGCCCGACTGACGAAGGAGATCGCGGGTCACGTTGGCGAGATCGAGAAGGTCAACAAGAAGCTGGGCAACCCCGACTTCCTGGCGCGCGCCAAGGAAGAGGTCGTTGAAGAGAACCGCGAGCGCCTGGCCGAGGCGCAGGCGGCCCAGGCCAAGCTCGAGGCGGCGTTGGCCAGGCTGGAATCGGTCGGCTAA
- a CDS encoding class I adenylate-forming enzyme family protein — MSQAAPTSVPWPAMSVQQAYALITQPGTPGEMEEVEIRGVKTRAWKNAPPTLRDTLLLGRAHGEKIFLVHEDERVSFEAFYRAVTHMAAELEAFGVQKGDRVAIVMRNLPEWPVAFYGALSLGAIVTPLNAWWTGPELEYGLIDSGAKVAIVDVERYERMSEHLHSCPDLQRVYVSRAKEEITHPYVISLEAKIGCPNDWAKLEEKPLPTVAIASDDDATIFYTSGTTGKPKGAIGTHRNINSNIFAAAAAGARAFLRRGEAPPQPDPSLPQKGSLISVPFFHATGCFAVLNPSLFGGAKLAMIRKWDPDKAMQLIQDERLTSMGGVPTIAWQIIEHPNRDKYDLSSIEAVAYGGAPSAPELVRKIKEIWPNSAPGNGWGMTETSATATSNSAEDYENRPDSCGPAVPVTDLKIMTVEAPYRELPIGEVGELWCKGPQVVRGYWNKPEATAQTFVDGWVRTGDLARLDAEGFCFIIDRAKDMLIRGGENIYCIEVENCLYDHPAVMDAALVGVPHKTLGEEPAAVVTLKPGAEATEAELRAFVADRLAAFKVPVKVVFWHETLPRNANGKIMKNELKKVFVEG; from the coding sequence ATGAGTCAGGCCGCCCCCACGTCAGTCCCGTGGCCCGCCATGTCCGTCCAGCAGGCCTATGCGCTGATCACCCAGCCGGGCACGCCAGGAGAGATGGAAGAAGTCGAGATCCGTGGGGTAAAGACCCGAGCCTGGAAGAACGCGCCGCCGACTCTGCGCGACACCCTGCTGCTGGGGCGCGCGCACGGCGAGAAGATCTTCCTTGTCCATGAGGACGAGCGGGTCAGTTTCGAGGCCTTCTATCGCGCCGTGACCCACATGGCGGCCGAGCTTGAGGCGTTTGGCGTCCAGAAAGGCGATCGCGTCGCCATCGTGATGCGCAACCTTCCGGAATGGCCGGTGGCGTTCTACGGCGCGCTGTCCTTGGGCGCGATCGTTACGCCGCTGAACGCCTGGTGGACGGGTCCGGAGCTGGAGTACGGCCTGATCGATTCCGGCGCCAAGGTCGCGATCGTCGACGTCGAGCGCTATGAGCGCATGAGCGAGCACCTGCACAGCTGCCCGGACCTCCAGCGCGTTTACGTCAGTCGCGCCAAGGAGGAGATCACCCATCCGTACGTGATCTCGCTGGAGGCCAAGATTGGCTGCCCCAACGACTGGGCCAAGCTCGAAGAGAAGCCGCTGCCAACCGTCGCCATCGCGTCAGACGACGACGCCACGATCTTCTACACCTCCGGCACCACGGGTAAGCCGAAGGGCGCGATCGGCACCCACCGCAACATCAACAGCAACATCTTCGCCGCCGCCGCCGCCGGCGCGCGCGCGTTCCTGCGTCGCGGCGAGGCGCCGCCTCAGCCCGATCCCAGCCTGCCGCAGAAGGGCTCGCTGATCTCGGTGCCGTTCTTCCACGCCACGGGCTGCTTCGCGGTGCTGAACCCGTCGCTGTTCGGCGGGGCCAAGCTGGCGATGATCCGCAAGTGGGATCCCGACAAGGCGATGCAGCTCATCCAGGACGAGCGACTGACCTCGATGGGCGGCGTTCCGACCATCGCCTGGCAGATCATCGAGCATCCGAACCGCGACAAGTACGACCTGTCGTCGATCGAGGCTGTGGCCTATGGCGGCGCGCCGTCGGCGCCGGAGCTGGTGCGCAAGATCAAGGAAATCTGGCCAAATTCCGCACCGGGCAACGGCTGGGGCATGACCGAGACCTCCGCCACGGCGACCAGCAACTCGGCGGAAGACTACGAGAATCGCCCCGACAGCTGCGGTCCGGCCGTGCCGGTCACCGACTTGAAGATCATGACCGTCGAGGCGCCGTATCGCGAGCTGCCGATCGGCGAGGTCGGCGAGCTGTGGTGCAAGGGCCCGCAGGTGGTGCGCGGCTACTGGAACAAGCCAGAAGCCACCGCCCAGACCTTCGTCGACGGCTGGGTGCGGACCGGGGATCTGGCTCGTCTGGACGCCGAGGGCTTCTGCTTCATCATCGACCGCGCCAAGGACATGCTGATCCGCGGCGGCGAGAACATCTACTGCATCGAGGTCGAGAACTGCCTCTATGACCACCCGGCGGTGATGGACGCCGCCCTGGTCGGTGTTCCGCACAAGACCCTGGGCGAAGAGCCGGCCGCCGTCGTCACGCTCAAGCCGGGCGCCGAGGCGACCGAGGCCGAACTGCGCGCCTTCGTCGCCGACCGCCTGGCGGCCTTCAAGGTGCCGGTGAAGGTGGTGTTCTGGCACGAGACCTTGCCGCGCAACGCCAATGGCAAGATCATGAAGAACGAACTCAAGAAGGTCTTCGTGGAGGGGTAG
- a CDS encoding iron chaperone, translating into MVQSRAANVDDFMQEVAPERRPALDQLRTLCLRAFGPESECMAFGMPAYGPPKLPWIAFNSQKQHIAFYVGQTAMEAFSARLADIDHGKGCVRWRRPDKMDFDLIADMLEHVRLRTKQDPA; encoded by the coding sequence ATGGTCCAGTCCAGGGCGGCGAACGTCGACGACTTCATGCAGGAGGTCGCCCCGGAGCGCCGCCCGGCCCTGGATCAACTGAGAACGCTCTGCCTTCGAGCCTTTGGGCCAGAGAGCGAGTGCATGGCGTTCGGCATGCCCGCCTATGGTCCGCCGAAGCTGCCGTGGATCGCCTTCAACAGCCAGAAACAACACATCGCGTTCTATGTCGGGCAGACGGCGATGGAGGCGTTCTCCGCGCGCTTGGCCGACATAGATCACGGTAAAGGCTGCGTACGTTGGCGTCGTCCTGACAAGATGGACTTCGACCTGATCGCAGACATGCTCGAGCATGTTCGTCTCAGGACGAAGCAGGATCCGGCTTAG
- a CDS encoding amidase, which yields MRFSRRGLMAASAAIAAAPSAFAKPKSSAAPAPWTPDATEIAGRIRRKEISAAEAVEDAIRKAEALQPHVQAIVDSDFERALAKAKNGQLTGPFAGVPFLVKDLDPYKGVRTRYGTRATLGAKPDTEQTAYVDSFDAAGFVTIGKSSTPEYGFLPTTEPMGFLPTRNPWNVKHSSGGSSGGAAAATASGMVTIAHASDGGGSIRIPAANCGLFGMKPSRGRMIPNRPTSRGIDLSVSHCVSHSVRDSAALFAASERTDAGAAFKPIGVVTAPLKRKLKVGLVMNTGTGLTPHPEVQAAVNNAAKLLKDLGHKVEPTVWPMDGNQFGQDFTVLWASGAAELVAGIGKAMGRKPDANVLEPFSLGMAELVNTLPQGALQAAMGRLQATIKAYDTWLTKYDVILSPVLGKPPVELGYVAGWVPFEELQARLMAYVGYTPVQNVAGAPAMSVPLHWTADGLPVGVQFAGRAGDEATLFALAYQLEAAAPWAHRKPPVSA from the coding sequence ATGCGTTTCAGCCGCCGTGGCCTGATGGCCGCATCCGCCGCCATCGCCGCCGCGCCTTCGGCCTTCGCCAAGCCCAAGTCGTCCGCCGCCCCTGCCCCTTGGACTCCAGACGCCACCGAGATCGCGGGCCGCATCCGCCGTAAGGAGATCAGCGCCGCCGAGGCCGTCGAGGACGCCATTCGCAAGGCCGAGGCGCTACAGCCCCATGTCCAGGCCATCGTCGACTCGGACTTTGAACGGGCGCTCGCCAAGGCCAAGAACGGCCAGCTGACCGGGCCCTTCGCCGGCGTCCCCTTCCTGGTCAAGGATCTGGACCCCTACAAGGGCGTCCGCACCCGCTACGGCACCCGCGCGACGCTGGGCGCCAAGCCTGACACCGAGCAGACGGCCTATGTCGACTCGTTCGACGCCGCTGGCTTTGTCACGATCGGCAAGTCATCGACGCCGGAGTACGGCTTCCTGCCCACGACCGAGCCGATGGGCTTCCTGCCCACGCGCAATCCGTGGAACGTCAAGCACTCGTCGGGCGGGTCTTCCGGCGGCGCGGCTGCGGCCACGGCTTCGGGCATGGTGACGATCGCTCACGCCAGCGACGGCGGCGGTTCGATCCGCATCCCCGCCGCCAACTGCGGCCTGTTTGGCATGAAGCCCTCGCGCGGGCGGATGATCCCCAACCGTCCGACCAGCCGTGGCATCGACCTGTCGGTGTCGCATTGCGTGTCCCACAGCGTGCGTGATTCGGCCGCCCTGTTCGCCGCCTCGGAGCGCACGGATGCGGGCGCGGCGTTCAAGCCGATCGGCGTCGTCACCGCCCCGCTGAAGCGGAAACTCAAGGTCGGCCTGGTGATGAACACCGGCACCGGCCTGACGCCGCACCCCGAGGTGCAAGCCGCCGTCAACAACGCCGCCAAGCTCCTGAAGGACCTCGGACACAAGGTCGAACCGACGGTGTGGCCCATGGACGGCAATCAGTTCGGCCAGGACTTCACCGTGCTGTGGGCCAGCGGCGCGGCCGAGCTGGTCGCGGGGATCGGCAAGGCCATGGGCCGCAAGCCCGACGCCAACGTGCTGGAGCCCTTCAGCCTGGGCATGGCGGAGTTGGTCAACACCCTGCCTCAGGGCGCGCTGCAGGCCGCCATGGGACGATTGCAGGCCACCATCAAGGCCTATGACACCTGGCTGACGAAGTACGACGTCATCCTGTCGCCGGTGCTGGGCAAACCGCCCGTCGAGTTGGGCTATGTGGCGGGTTGGGTTCCGTTCGAGGAGCTTCAGGCCCGCCTGATGGCCTATGTCGGCTACACCCCGGTGCAGAACGTGGCCGGCGCGCCGGCCATGAGCGTGCCGCTGCACTGGACGGCCGACGGTCTGCCGGTCGGGGTGCAGTTCGCCGGTCGCGCTGGCGACGAGGCGACCCTGTTCGCCCTGGCCTACCAGCTTGAAGCCGCCGCCCCCTGGGCGCACCGCAAGCCGCCGGTGAGCGCGTAG
- a CDS encoding TlyA family RNA methyltransferase, whose protein sequence is MARKRIDQLLVERGVFDSRAKARAAIEAGRVSVFGGIVAKPSELVDDNAEIAAEAAHPWVGRGALKLVHALDIWPIAVEGRIAVDVGASTGGFTEVLLSRGAAFVFAVDVGRGQLHASLRGGDRVADLSGVDARSLDLGLIDRAPSLIVSDVSFISLAKALPAALGLATPGADLVALIKPQFEAGREHVGKGGLVKDPDVIARVEQEIVTFLETAGWSVRGLAESPITGGEGQVERLVWATKR, encoded by the coding sequence TTGGCCAGGAAGCGCATCGATCAACTGCTTGTCGAACGTGGCGTCTTTGACAGTCGCGCCAAGGCGCGCGCGGCGATCGAGGCTGGCCGGGTGTCCGTGTTCGGCGGCATCGTGGCCAAGCCTTCCGAGCTGGTGGATGACAACGCCGAGATTGCGGCGGAAGCGGCGCATCCATGGGTGGGGCGCGGCGCGCTGAAACTGGTCCACGCCCTGGATATCTGGCCCATCGCGGTCGAAGGCCGGATCGCGGTCGACGTCGGCGCCTCGACGGGCGGCTTTACCGAGGTGCTCTTGTCGCGGGGCGCGGCGTTCGTATTCGCCGTCGATGTTGGGCGTGGCCAGTTGCACGCCAGCCTCAGGGGCGGCGATCGTGTGGCTGATCTTTCGGGTGTGGATGCGCGGAGTCTTGATCTCGGCCTCATTGATCGGGCGCCGAGCCTCATCGTCAGCGACGTCAGCTTCATCTCGCTCGCCAAGGCCCTGCCGGCGGCGCTCGGCCTGGCGACGCCGGGCGCGGACTTGGTGGCGCTGATCAAGCCGCAGTTCGAGGCGGGGCGCGAACATGTCGGCAAGGGCGGACTGGTCAAGGATCCTGACGTCATCGCCCGTGTCGAGCAGGAGATCGTCACGTTCCTGGAGACGGCCGGTTGGTCGGTGCGCGGCCTTGCTGAAAGTCCGATCACCGGCGGGGAAGGACAGGTCGAACGGCTGGTCTGGGCGACCAAGCGTTAG